In Bythopirellula goksoeyrii, a single window of DNA contains:
- a CDS encoding SEC-C metal-binding domain-containing protein, giving the protein MQDGEAIESRMVTRRVEGAQKKVEERNFEIRKNLLEYDEVMDEQRKRVYGYRQRILDGDNCRELIMEMIREQIDEYLQQFLDSDYGTDSFAAAAGNLLNVQLESRDFRNVSPEDADRLARDEAYRLAETQILDAIEENLPEEEEATEWNWEALAKWSNIRWGTNYRERDLKKIGRDQLAEVMIKDANGAIGEIDLSDCDRLLEAGYGVKTACAWLHDKFGVELTPDEVADLSSSEFIELAQERAQQSYDERESEYPVLAGMYRFASRNQAGQRGLQREELVEWAKRRFSADLSLDDLKTKQREEIRSMLVEYSRKMNAAANKVASEAQERVEALFNESGSAVTLGQVTGNNGKLDDLSEWLAKSCNSTLSREELAKLDYDAARRRVAQLVEDRYRPEMRRMERAVLLQILDQSWKEHLLSMDHLRSSVGLRGYAQIDPKVEYKREGMRMFEVMWSSVANYVTNLIFKMEQLDEGFVGSTWVESAAIHEEAPSTSDIAEQQQAAIAGSDTQQKLEPIRNRQEKVGRNQPCPCGSGKKYKNCCGK; this is encoded by the coding sequence ATGCAAGACGGCGAAGCAATCGAAAGCCGGATGGTGACTCGCCGTGTCGAAGGAGCCCAAAAGAAGGTCGAAGAGCGTAACTTTGAGATTCGCAAGAATCTGCTTGAGTATGACGAAGTAATGGACGAACAACGCAAGCGAGTCTATGGATACCGCCAGCGAATTCTCGATGGAGACAACTGCCGTGAACTAATCATGGAAATGATTCGCGAGCAAATCGACGAGTACCTGCAACAGTTCCTCGATTCAGATTACGGCACTGACTCCTTCGCAGCTGCCGCTGGAAATCTGCTCAATGTTCAACTTGAAAGCCGTGACTTTCGCAATGTGAGTCCGGAGGATGCTGACCGTCTTGCCCGCGATGAGGCCTATCGCCTGGCAGAAACGCAGATTCTGGACGCCATCGAAGAGAATCTTCCCGAGGAAGAGGAAGCCACCGAATGGAACTGGGAGGCTTTGGCCAAATGGTCGAATATTCGCTGGGGAACCAACTATCGTGAGCGGGACCTCAAGAAGATTGGCCGAGATCAGTTGGCTGAAGTCATGATCAAAGATGCGAATGGAGCCATTGGTGAAATCGATCTCTCGGATTGCGATCGGCTGTTGGAAGCCGGTTACGGAGTGAAGACAGCATGTGCCTGGCTGCACGACAAATTTGGGGTCGAACTAACTCCAGACGAAGTCGCCGATCTTAGTTCGTCAGAATTCATTGAGCTTGCCCAAGAGCGTGCCCAGCAATCCTATGATGAACGTGAGTCGGAATACCCTGTGCTGGCGGGGATGTATCGGTTTGCTTCTCGCAATCAAGCAGGCCAACGTGGGCTGCAGCGGGAAGAGTTGGTCGAATGGGCGAAACGACGTTTCTCAGCGGATCTGTCTCTGGATGATCTCAAGACGAAGCAGCGAGAAGAGATTCGCAGCATGCTGGTCGAGTACAGTCGCAAGATGAATGCTGCTGCCAACAAGGTTGCATCGGAAGCCCAAGAACGTGTCGAGGCGCTCTTCAATGAGTCCGGCAGTGCCGTTACTCTCGGCCAGGTTACTGGCAATAACGGCAAACTTGATGACTTGAGTGAATGGCTTGCGAAGTCTTGCAATTCAACCCTTTCACGAGAGGAACTTGCCAAGCTCGATTATGACGCCGCTCGTAGACGAGTAGCTCAGTTGGTCGAAGACCGCTACCGCCCCGAAATGCGCCGCATGGAGCGAGCGGTCCTGTTACAGATTCTTGATCAGAGTTGGAAAGAGCATCTGCTGAGTATGGATCACTTGCGCTCGAGCGTTGGCCTACGTGGCTATGCTCAGATCGACCCCAAGGTCGAATACAAGCGCGAAGGCATGCGGATGTTTGAAGTGATGTGGAGTAGCGTGGCCAACTACGTCACCAATCTGATCTTCAAAATGGAGCAGCTCGACGAAGGTTTTGTCGGTAGCACATGGGTCGAGTCGGCTGCTATTCACGAAGAAGCTCCTTCGACTTCGGATATTGCTGAGCAGCAACAGGCGGCAATCGCTGGATCAGATACTCAGCAGAAACTCGAGCCCATTCGCAATCGACAGGAGAAGGTTGGACGCAATCAGCCCTGCCCCTGTGGCAGTGGGAAAAAGTATAAGAACTGTTGCGGTAAGTGA
- a CDS encoding 3-deoxy-D-manno-octulosonic acid transferase, with amino-acid sequence MPRFQYWLLNAAYLGAIMLALPWLLWSAWRHGKYREGFAEKFWGNAPRRSCDQPCIWLHAVSVGEVNLLANLIRELADNRPNLELVISTTTKTGYELARQKYADHTVFYCPLDFSWAVKRALQRIRPDLLVLAELELWPQLITEAKKQGVQVAIVNGRLSDKSLSGYLRIRPLISRILAQVDMIAAQNAETGERFSRLGARAETVFTTGSLKFDGATTDRCNTRTTQLRKLAGLAEEDILLLAGSTQDPEEAMALRVYQDLKPDHPRLRLVIVPRHPQRFADVATLLEASSLPWIRRTQLESSPYPLPRSTIILVDSIGELGAWWGLADIGFVGGSFGNRGGQNMLEPAAYGVATCFGPNTWNFREIVAQLLAAEGAEVVKDEQQLSAFVRRTLNEPEWAKNLGERARQLVLSQQGATKRTVQLLLPLVAETEAMRNAA; translated from the coding sequence GTGCCCCGTTTTCAGTATTGGCTCTTGAATGCCGCTTATCTCGGTGCGATCATGCTTGCCTTGCCCTGGCTGCTCTGGTCGGCGTGGCGGCACGGTAAATATCGAGAAGGCTTCGCCGAGAAATTCTGGGGCAATGCTCCCCGCCGATCATGTGATCAACCATGTATCTGGCTGCACGCGGTGAGTGTTGGCGAGGTAAATCTCCTTGCGAATTTGATTCGTGAACTCGCTGACAATCGTCCGAACTTGGAACTGGTCATTTCGACAACCACGAAGACGGGATACGAGCTGGCACGGCAGAAATATGCCGACCATACCGTCTTCTATTGTCCGTTGGATTTCAGTTGGGCCGTCAAGCGGGCGCTCCAGCGCATTCGCCCCGATTTGTTGGTGCTCGCTGAGTTGGAACTTTGGCCTCAGTTGATTACCGAAGCGAAGAAACAGGGAGTACAAGTCGCTATCGTAAATGGTCGACTGAGCGACAAGAGCCTGAGCGGGTATCTCCGAATTCGCCCCTTGATTTCGCGGATACTCGCCCAGGTGGACATGATCGCAGCACAGAACGCGGAAACGGGGGAGCGGTTTAGTCGATTGGGAGCCCGCGCGGAGACCGTCTTCACAACGGGTTCGCTCAAGTTTGACGGGGCGACCACGGACCGCTGCAATACACGAACCACGCAACTTCGAAAGCTGGCGGGGCTCGCCGAGGAGGATATCCTACTGCTGGCCGGCAGCACACAAGACCCCGAAGAGGCGATGGCACTGCGTGTCTATCAAGACTTGAAACCTGATCATCCACGATTGCGACTCGTAATAGTGCCGCGCCATCCACAACGCTTTGCTGACGTGGCTACGCTGCTGGAAGCATCGAGTCTGCCTTGGATTCGTCGAACCCAACTCGAATCTTCACCCTACCCCCTCCCCCGCTCCACAATTATCCTCGTCGATTCGATTGGAGAACTGGGAGCTTGGTGGGGCCTGGCGGATATCGGCTTCGTCGGTGGGAGTTTCGGCAACCGCGGAGGGCAAAACATGCTCGAGCCGGCGGCCTACGGGGTTGCGACTTGCTTTGGTCCCAACACTTGGAACTTTCGCGAAATCGTTGCTCAGTTGCTGGCTGCCGAAGGAGCGGAGGTCGTCAAAGACGAGCAGCAACTTTCCGCATTCGTACGGCGAACTCTCAATGAGCCAGAGTGGGCAAAGAACCTCGGAGAACGGGCCCGACAATTAGTTCTCTCCCAGCAAGGAGCCACCAAGCGAACAGTGCAATTGCTGCTGCCGCTGGTTGCAGAAACTGAAGCGATGCGAAACGCCGCTTGA
- a CDS encoding transglutaminase family protein, producing the protein MTIRIALNHRTRYRYDRLVNLSPQIIRLRPAPHARTPVPSYSLKVRPEEHFENWQQDPHGNFLCRCVFPEKVSELSIEVDLIAEMTVINPFDFFVEPKAEEWPFEYDPWLEKDLLPFLECEPAGPKLAEWLSKVDRTKRNTVNFAVELNQRLQQDISYLIRLEPGVQSCEETLTNLSGSCRDSAWLLVQILRNLGIAARFASGYLIQLVADVKSLDGPSGTDKDFTDLHAWTEAYIPGAGWIGLDPTSGLLTGEGHIPLACTPDPMSAAPITGGVDACEMEFDYAMSVTRIHEDPRVTKPYTDEEWQRIEAVGRDVDQRLQAGDVRLTMGGEPTFVSVDDMEGEEWTTAAVGPTKRLRAAELFLRMQQRFAPNSLLHFGQGKWYPGESLPRWAFSCYWRSDGEPIWSEPKLIAEEGKSYGRTAADAERFVKTFAENLEIDPQYVIPAYEDVCQYIAQERRLPVNVNPRDNKLKDPEQRARMARIAEQGLGEVAGYVLPIRRQWWQAQAKWTSSTWPIRADAMFLLPGDSPVGLRLPLDTLPWTPEEEEEGFYEVDPSAPRDPLPRHPYQKARAGQREKSAAQEKPAQRVQQEVAPTENADEGNVGRQNEQKLDKRSKVVKTAMCVEPRNGTLHVFMPPTERLEDYLDLVTAVEETAKTIDTPIVLEGYVPPQDHRLNNIKVTPDPGVIEVNTHPASSWDELVESTTALYEEAFYSRLATEKFDLDGRHTGTGGGNHVVLGGATPQDSPFLRRPDLLKSLVAYWNNHPSLSYLFSSSFIGPTSQAPRVDEGRRDALYELEIACSQVPDAQATDEPIAPWMVDRIFRNILVDLTGNTHRAEFCIDKMYSPDTSTGRLGLVEFRGFEMPPHARMSLTQQLLLRSLIARFWEAPYREKLIHWGTTLHDKFLLPHFVWSDLREVICESRVFGIPLEVDWFASHFEFRFPRIGTINQRGIEMELRQGVELWYVLGEEPAGGGTTRFVDSSVERLQVKVTGMVDERHQVTCNGRRVPLRSTGTEGEYVAAVRYRAWQPPSCLHPLIEVHTPLVFDIFDTFNDRSIGGCTYHVSHPAGRNYETFPVNAYEAEARRAARFFAAGHTPGPMPCPAEESNPLFPLTLDLRRVKPN; encoded by the coding sequence ATGACCATTCGCATTGCTCTGAATCATCGGACCAGATATCGGTATGACCGGCTGGTGAATTTGTCTCCGCAGATCATTCGGCTCAGACCGGCACCTCATGCCAGGACGCCGGTGCCGAGCTATTCGCTCAAGGTGCGACCCGAGGAGCATTTTGAGAATTGGCAGCAGGATCCGCATGGGAATTTTCTCTGTCGGTGTGTGTTTCCTGAGAAGGTCAGCGAGTTGAGCATCGAGGTGGACCTGATTGCGGAAATGACGGTCATCAATCCGTTTGACTTCTTTGTCGAGCCGAAGGCGGAAGAATGGCCCTTTGAATATGATCCCTGGCTTGAAAAGGATTTGCTGCCATTTCTAGAATGCGAACCTGCTGGGCCAAAGTTGGCAGAGTGGCTCTCCAAGGTAGATCGAACGAAGCGGAACACGGTCAACTTTGCAGTTGAGTTGAACCAGCGACTTCAGCAGGACATCAGCTACCTGATCCGGCTAGAGCCAGGAGTGCAGTCTTGTGAAGAAACACTCACAAACCTGTCGGGGTCTTGCCGAGACAGTGCGTGGTTGCTGGTGCAAATTCTGCGCAACCTGGGGATCGCTGCGCGATTTGCCTCGGGGTATTTGATTCAACTCGTGGCAGATGTGAAATCGCTCGATGGGCCTTCGGGGACGGACAAGGATTTTACCGACCTGCATGCCTGGACCGAGGCCTATATTCCGGGTGCGGGATGGATCGGGCTCGATCCGACTTCGGGGTTATTGACGGGGGAAGGACATATCCCTCTGGCCTGTACGCCTGATCCGATGAGTGCGGCGCCGATCACGGGCGGGGTCGACGCTTGCGAAATGGAGTTCGACTATGCGATGTCGGTGACGCGGATTCATGAAGATCCGCGCGTGACCAAGCCATACACAGACGAAGAATGGCAACGCATCGAGGCCGTCGGACGTGACGTGGACCAACGACTACAGGCGGGAGATGTGCGGCTGACGATGGGGGGCGAACCAACGTTTGTCTCTGTCGATGACATGGAAGGGGAAGAATGGACGACGGCTGCTGTGGGTCCGACTAAGAGATTGCGCGCTGCCGAGTTGTTTTTGCGCATGCAGCAGCGGTTTGCGCCCAACAGCTTGTTGCACTTTGGCCAAGGGAAATGGTATCCGGGGGAGTCGCTCCCCCGCTGGGCGTTTAGTTGCTACTGGCGGAGTGATGGCGAGCCGATTTGGAGCGAGCCGAAGTTGATTGCCGAAGAGGGCAAGAGTTATGGTAGGACGGCCGCGGATGCGGAACGGTTTGTGAAGACGTTTGCCGAGAATCTGGAGATCGATCCGCAGTATGTTATTCCGGCTTACGAAGATGTCTGTCAGTACATTGCCCAGGAACGGCGACTGCCGGTGAATGTGAATCCTCGCGACAACAAGCTCAAGGATCCCGAGCAGCGGGCGCGGATGGCGCGGATTGCCGAACAAGGGTTGGGCGAAGTGGCGGGGTATGTGCTGCCGATCCGTCGGCAATGGTGGCAAGCCCAGGCGAAGTGGACGAGCAGCACCTGGCCGATTCGCGCCGATGCCATGTTTTTGCTGCCTGGTGATTCGCCGGTGGGTCTGCGTTTGCCGCTGGATACACTGCCCTGGACTCCGGAGGAGGAAGAAGAAGGTTTTTATGAGGTGGACCCCTCGGCACCGCGAGACCCCCTACCCCGCCACCCTTATCAGAAGGCCCGAGCTGGTCAGCGAGAAAAGTCTGCTGCGCAAGAGAAGCCCGCCCAACGTGTGCAGCAGGAAGTTGCCCCAACCGAAAACGCAGACGAAGGCAATGTTGGCCGGCAAAATGAACAGAAACTCGATAAGAGGAGCAAGGTGGTCAAGACGGCGATGTGCGTCGAGCCTCGCAACGGGACACTGCATGTATTCATGCCTCCCACGGAGCGACTGGAAGATTATCTCGATCTGGTGACGGCAGTTGAGGAGACTGCGAAAACCATCGATACACCGATCGTGCTGGAAGGTTACGTGCCGCCCCAGGATCATCGGCTCAACAACATTAAGGTAACGCCCGATCCTGGAGTCATCGAAGTGAATACGCATCCGGCCAGTTCTTGGGACGAATTGGTCGAGTCGACAACGGCATTGTACGAAGAAGCCTTCTATAGTCGACTGGCAACGGAGAAATTTGATCTCGACGGTCGCCATACGGGAACGGGGGGCGGAAACCATGTTGTGCTGGGTGGCGCGACTCCGCAAGACAGCCCGTTTTTGCGCCGACCTGACTTGCTCAAGAGTCTCGTAGCGTATTGGAACAATCATCCATCGCTCTCCTACTTATTCTCAAGTAGCTTTATCGGGCCGACAAGTCAGGCACCGCGAGTTGATGAAGGGCGGCGCGATGCGCTGTACGAATTGGAGATTGCCTGCTCTCAGGTGCCTGATGCCCAGGCAACGGACGAGCCAATTGCCCCTTGGATGGTGGATCGTATCTTCCGCAATATCTTGGTAGATCTCACTGGCAACACGCACCGCGCAGAATTCTGCATCGACAAGATGTACTCGCCCGACACAAGCACGGGGCGTTTGGGACTGGTGGAGTTTCGTGGATTTGAGATGCCGCCTCACGCTCGCATGAGTTTGACACAGCAGCTGTTGTTGCGATCGCTGATCGCTCGCTTCTGGGAAGCGCCTTATCGAGAAAAACTCATCCACTGGGGGACGACTCTGCATGACAAATTCCTCTTGCCGCATTTTGTGTGGAGTGACCTGAGGGAAGTGATCTGCGAGAGTCGTGTTTTTGGTATTCCACTAGAGGTGGATTGGTTTGCGTCGCATTTTGAATTTCGGTTTCCTCGCATTGGGACGATCAATCAACGAGGGATTGAGATGGAACTCCGACAAGGGGTCGAGCTGTGGTACGTGCTTGGTGAGGAGCCAGCAGGTGGAGGGACGACGCGGTTCGTTGATTCTTCGGTCGAGCGATTGCAAGTGAAAGTGACCGGGATGGTTGACGAGCGGCATCAGGTAACTTGCAATGGCCGGCGCGTGCCATTGCGTTCGACGGGAACCGAGGGTGAATATGTCGCGGCGGTCCGCTATCGAGCCTGGCAGCCCCCCAGTTGCCTGCATCCCTTGATCGAAGTACACACGCCGTTAGTGTTCGACATCTTCGACACGTTTAACGACCGCAGTATTGGGGGTTGCACCTACCATGTTTCCCATCCAGCGGGTCGAAATTACGAGACCTTTCCAGTCAACGCCTACGAGGCCGAGGCCCGCCGGGCGGCCCGCTTTTTCGCTGCGGGTCATACACCCGGACCGATGCCCTGCCCTGCTGAAGAATCGAACCCTCTATTTCCGTTGACGCTGGACTTGAGGCGGGTTAAACCGAACTAA
- a CDS encoding circularly permuted type 2 ATP-grasp protein, translating to MEGVEINQRAGESIFAGYAPDNAFYDEIFCGTGGVRPGWKDFLSAVSCIGRTELMNRWLQAQEEIHETGIAYNIYDHSEGAVRPWELDLLPQLIGPEEWSELSAGLVQRANLLNRLLADLYGPQESLTRGMLPANWLYSHPGFRRVYSGQTPPGGTFLHFYAADLARAPDGRWWVVGDRTDAPLGLGYALENRIVTSRMLSKAIHNFNVERLAGFFMTLQETLRELAPSHRDNPRIVLLSHGPSGPNYFEDAYLARYLGYTLVEGGDLAVRDDHVFLKTLGGLLPVDVILRRLSDEFCDPLELRGTAGLGVPGLLQAARLGNVTVTNALGSSLVESPSLMPFLPGLAREWMGEELTLPSVATWWCGQDSARSHVMSQFAQGESNPLSIRSAYRVGRNDASDRLRSDCGSDIAKLLQTESRSLIAQEAVKRSTSPVWCDDSPTRWHMALRVFLVASDNSYHVMPGGLVRLDRESAPLDHSVLGGHMSKDVWVQAIEPVKNVTLLATAKQPVVLRRGGTELPSRVADNLFWLGRRIERAQGTCRLLRPVVARLTGETEFEGSEELAYLIHCLAEQGHIEPGFAVEGMKDRLPTIAHILPSSVLDPEMLGSLRCSVAEAHRNASLVRDRLSLDSWRIVHHIERLVMRASQLEQSVDPFTKIHLSGDSEKELLTPDEVGALKRQPFGLVELDELLDELIVNLAALDGLIGESMTRTSAWRFLELGRRLERSLHVVSLVQSIPAMPEKEEGRVLEAVLEVADSIMTYRSRYLAAVSRAAALDLLLTDETNPRSLAYQLVSIVDHVAHLPHDETKPLGTPEERIALSLLNSLRMLEVDDLNPSSSGKRSKLERFLQQVVDQLPKLSDLISHRYLIHAGVARQMSDRGGPKN from the coding sequence ATGGAAGGTGTCGAAATCAATCAACGGGCAGGCGAAAGCATCTTTGCAGGGTATGCACCCGACAATGCATTCTATGATGAAATCTTTTGCGGCACGGGTGGAGTAAGACCCGGCTGGAAAGATTTCCTTTCCGCAGTTTCATGCATCGGTCGCACCGAACTGATGAACCGGTGGTTGCAGGCTCAGGAAGAAATTCATGAGACTGGTATCGCCTACAATATCTATGATCATTCCGAAGGTGCCGTGCGACCGTGGGAACTCGATCTATTGCCGCAGTTGATTGGTCCGGAAGAGTGGTCGGAGTTGTCCGCAGGATTGGTGCAGCGTGCAAACTTACTCAATCGATTGCTCGCGGATTTGTACGGCCCCCAGGAATCGCTGACGCGAGGAATGCTCCCCGCGAATTGGCTTTATTCGCACCCAGGGTTTCGGCGGGTATATTCTGGACAAACGCCACCGGGAGGGACGTTCCTGCATTTCTATGCGGCCGATCTGGCACGCGCGCCTGATGGACGGTGGTGGGTTGTGGGAGATCGCACCGACGCTCCCCTGGGTTTGGGGTACGCGCTGGAGAATCGCATCGTGACATCGCGGATGCTTTCTAAAGCAATCCACAACTTTAATGTTGAGCGACTCGCGGGATTCTTCATGACTTTGCAAGAAACGCTGCGCGAGCTTGCACCAAGTCATCGCGACAATCCTCGCATCGTACTTTTGAGCCACGGGCCGAGTGGGCCAAACTATTTTGAAGATGCCTATCTTGCGCGCTATCTCGGGTACACCCTGGTCGAAGGGGGTGACCTGGCGGTTCGGGATGACCATGTGTTTCTGAAGACGCTCGGAGGACTCTTGCCGGTGGATGTGATTCTCCGGCGGCTGAGTGATGAGTTTTGCGATCCCTTGGAACTCCGAGGGACCGCCGGACTAGGTGTGCCTGGCTTACTGCAGGCGGCGCGGTTGGGGAACGTCACAGTAACGAACGCACTGGGGAGTTCGCTGGTGGAGTCGCCATCCCTCATGCCCTTCCTGCCGGGCCTCGCGCGGGAATGGATGGGCGAGGAACTCACTTTGCCTTCGGTAGCGACTTGGTGGTGCGGGCAGGACAGTGCCCGAAGCCATGTGATGTCGCAATTTGCTCAAGGTGAATCGAATCCACTTTCGATCCGCTCTGCCTATCGGGTAGGGCGCAATGATGCGTCAGATCGATTGCGGAGTGATTGTGGTTCCGATATAGCAAAGCTATTGCAAACTGAGTCACGTAGCTTGATCGCTCAAGAGGCAGTCAAACGGTCGACCTCGCCAGTGTGGTGCGATGATTCGCCGACTCGTTGGCATATGGCGCTGCGAGTGTTTCTGGTGGCAAGTGATAATTCTTATCATGTGATGCCGGGGGGATTGGTGCGACTAGACCGTGAGTCGGCGCCGTTGGACCATTCTGTGCTTGGTGGGCACATGAGCAAGGACGTCTGGGTTCAAGCGATCGAACCCGTAAAAAATGTGACACTCCTCGCGACCGCGAAACAGCCGGTCGTGTTACGGCGCGGTGGAACAGAATTGCCGAGTCGAGTTGCCGACAATCTGTTCTGGCTCGGTCGGCGGATCGAACGGGCGCAGGGAACTTGTCGCTTGTTGCGGCCTGTTGTCGCGAGGCTCACAGGTGAAACGGAGTTTGAAGGCTCGGAGGAACTCGCCTACTTGATACATTGTCTGGCGGAACAAGGCCACATCGAGCCTGGGTTCGCAGTCGAAGGCATGAAGGATCGTTTGCCGACGATTGCCCATATTCTGCCGTCATCCGTTCTGGATCCTGAAATGCTTGGCAGCTTACGTTGCTCGGTTGCCGAGGCCCATCGAAATGCTTCGCTGGTGCGAGACCGATTGTCGCTCGACAGCTGGCGGATCGTGCATCATATCGAGCGTTTGGTGATGCGAGCATCCCAGCTCGAACAGTCTGTGGATCCTTTTACGAAGATCCATCTCTCGGGAGATTCGGAGAAAGAGTTGCTCACACCCGACGAAGTGGGAGCACTTAAGAGGCAGCCGTTTGGGCTGGTTGAGCTTGACGAGCTGTTGGACGAATTGATCGTCAATCTGGCGGCACTTGATGGTTTGATTGGTGAAAGTATGACCCGGACTTCTGCGTGGCGCTTTTTGGAGTTAGGTCGGAGATTGGAGAGGTCCCTGCATGTGGTGTCACTTGTGCAGTCGATTCCAGCCATGCCAGAAAAGGAAGAAGGTCGAGTGCTGGAGGCGGTGTTAGAAGTAGCCGACAGCATCATGACCTACCGCAGTCGCTACTTGGCCGCCGTGAGTCGGGCAGCGGCACTTGATCTGCTCTTGACCGACGAGACAAATCCTCGCTCGTTGGCGTATCAATTGGTATCGATTGTTGATCACGTGGCTCACCTTCCCCACGACGAAACCAAACCACTTGGTACGCCGGAGGAGCGGATCGCTCTATCGCTGTTGAACAGTTTGCGGATGCTTGAAGTAGACGATCTCAATCCTTCAAGCAGCGGCAAACGAAGCAAATTGGAACGGTTCCTACAGCAGGTGGTCGATCAGTTACCGAAGCTATCGGATTTGATTAGCCATCGCTACTTGATCCACGCTGGGGTGGCTCGGCAGATGTCGGATCGGGGTGGGCCCAAAAATTGA
- a CDS encoding transglutaminase family protein: MKYKITHTTKYNYDAPVPVCHNVVYLTPRSTKVQSCARHRLTVNPSPATHSKRTDYFGNAVSAFSIATSHKLLQITASSSVTVLRRELPAESSTSAWEVVRDSLGTDLSAEGLANYQFAFPSPHVPIHGELADYARESFTPGRPILESLRLLNERLHADVKYDPKATTISTPILEVYEHRRGVCQDMAHLMLGSLRAIGLAARYVSGYVRTQPANGKPRLVGGDASHAWLSVYCGDAGWIDVDPTNASFPQAEHITVAWGRDFSDVCPVAGMFIGGGEHKLDVSVDVATVE, encoded by the coding sequence ATGAAATACAAAATTACCCATACAACGAAGTACAACTACGACGCGCCAGTACCGGTATGTCATAATGTGGTCTATCTCACTCCACGCAGTACGAAGGTTCAGTCTTGCGCGCGGCATCGATTGACGGTAAATCCTAGCCCCGCAACCCATTCCAAGAGGACGGACTATTTTGGCAATGCCGTGTCCGCGTTTTCCATTGCCACCAGCCACAAATTGTTGCAGATTACGGCGAGCAGCTCGGTAACGGTCCTTCGGCGGGAATTGCCTGCTGAGAGCAGTACTTCTGCTTGGGAAGTGGTTCGCGATTCTTTGGGAACTGATCTATCTGCGGAAGGATTAGCAAACTACCAATTTGCGTTTCCGTCGCCCCACGTTCCGATTCATGGAGAGCTTGCGGACTATGCTCGCGAAAGCTTTACACCGGGACGACCGATCTTGGAATCATTGCGATTGTTGAACGAGCGTTTGCATGCGGATGTGAAGTACGATCCCAAGGCGACGACCATCAGCACTCCCATTTTGGAGGTGTATGAACATCGACGGGGCGTCTGTCAGGACATGGCCCACTTGATGCTTGGAAGTCTGCGTGCGATCGGGTTAGCAGCGCGTTATGTGAGTGGGTACGTGAGAACGCAACCGGCCAATGGAAAACCGCGTTTAGTTGGGGGGGATGCCTCGCATGCGTGGCTTTCTGTATATTGTGGCGACGCGGGCTGGATCGATGTTGATCCGACCAATGCATCTTTCCCGCAAGCAGAACACATCACCGTTGCCTGGGGACGCGACTTCAGCGATGTTTGTCCTGTGGCGGGGATGTTCATCGGTGGCGGGGAACATAAGTTAGATGTCTCAGTGGACGTGGCGACGGTTGAGTAG